TGAGGCGAAGAGGCCTGCCAGGCCCTGGCCACTCATGATGGGGGCTGTGTAGCTGGCGGGCAGGAGGCCAGCCAGACCAAACAGGCTGCCCTGCAGGATGGCGCCAAATGCTGGGGAACAGGATGAGTATCAGCAAGGGATGGTGGGGCTGGCAGTCAAGGGTCCAAAGGAAAATAAGGCCCTGTGATTCCTGCTTGCTACCAGTGAggcatttttttgtagttttttttttttttttagttgaacaaaATACatttgaacataatacctttatttttttaaatttttatgtggtgctgaggatcgaacccagcgccccacacgtgctaggtgagcctctactgctgagccacaaccccagcccctcccagtgAGGTTTCATGCTGAGCTTTTCTCTGCCTCacacccagcccagcccaggcaggTTCAAGCCTTTGAACCCCAACTGCTCATGACATTCGTCCGCTCCCGGCCCAAGCTTACAATTAATGAGTATGATCTTGATCATGGTGAAGACGAAGAAGGGCAGAGCATCCAGCTGCACCTTCACCAGGATGGCAGTGACCAGGAATACCAGCAGGATGGCCACTAGGCTGCCTGGGATCCGTACAGACTGGGGGATCCTGCGGGAGAGGCCCCAGGTAGCAATGAGGGGTGAGCAGGAGACAGTAATGGCAGCGCTGGGGCAGAGGAAGGTACTCACCTCTGATGCAAGAAGGAGTTAAGGCAGGAGAAGAGCAGCAGTGGCAGCATGGCACACAAGGTCATGACATTGTTGAAGATGGCACTGAGAGACCTCTGTTCTGGTAAGGGTGCTGTGGGGACAGCTGGGTCCTGTATCTCCTTGCTCAATACAGCAGCATTCAAGGACACATTCTGAGACATGTCCAGGCGGTTTGTGAAATACTGCAAGGGTtgcaaataaaatgttgaaaccTCTGTCCCTTCCTATGCCCAAATGCACATACCCAGGCCCTGGAAGCCCAGAGGACATGCCCCCATGGAACCCagtcccccccccgccccgtctCACCTTAGTGGCTGTCATGAAAAAATTCCAGGGGAGCAGTGTCCCCAAGCCCAGCATGAAGAAGATAAGCCAGACAGCTTTGTATCTGGGATGGGAGGAAAGAGAAGCCAAGTGACCCACCATCCTACCCACCCTTCCAGGTCAACCTGAGacctcttcctccctgccctcaaTCTCTTCAGTTCTCCCAGGGAATATGTGGAGTCCAGGGACCCAGGACTGAATGGCATGGCTGATAGGACCTTGGTTCTCAGCCTTCAAACACTCAGGGGATCCTGCAGGCTGGGAACCAGTGTGACCCACATATCCGGAGATGGTTTTGAAAATCCTGCTGAAGGGCTGGGGTGGGCGGGTGAGTGAGAAAACAAACAGCGAGGAGTCTTCTGCTCCCACCAGGCTGGCTGTCTGGAAGTGAGTGTGCATCTGGGCAGGAACTGTATGGTTCCCCAAAGAAGATTCTGAGGTCAAGAAGCTCCCAGACCATTCTGGATCTAGCAGAACAGGAGGGTGGGGTgcctgggaggcagggaaggagagagctactgctgttttttttttccccctggtccAGACAGAACTGGTTTTATAGGTCATACTACCAAAGGCAGGCCAAGAGGTCTGCAGCCACTGGACGTCATCTGGACAGTCAACTGGGCCCGGTATAAATAAAGGCCACCCGGCTCCAGCCAGGCCAGTATTTAATTATGTAGGCCTTACCTACAAGCTTAGCAACCTGGTGCACCAGGGTCACTAAGGCCCATGGCTATCTCCAGATATGTGTGTCATACCCTCCCAGCAGCCAAGACTCACATTCTTCAGAGTTGACCCAAGGCACTGAGGAGGAGGCCTGGCCACGGGGTAGGGGAACATCACACACCTCATATGGAGAGGGTCTTGGTGAGTGTCCCATATAGATAGATCTGAGCTATGACAAATGCAGTCCCCAAAGCCTGCATATCCCCCTTGAAGTAAACATGCTAAAGGGTTGATTTGGAGGCCCATAATGAAGGGCAAAACTCCCAGGCAAGGTCATACAGGACAGAGGGTCAGAGGTGGGGTGGGAAGACAGGTGGTGAAGAGGGGAGAGGGCTTCCGGGAATCACCGCAGAAGAGGGGGCCAGGCTGGGGCACCGTGCTGCCTGGGAAGGAGAGGAAGCACCTGGGCCTGTACTTCAATTCTCTCCCCTCCATACAGCCCTGTGAAGTGGATATTCTTATCTGTTTCACAGGTGGGGAAACGGTCTCCAAGAGACCAAGTTCAAAGACCCCACAAAGTGGCCTGGTTCCATAAACTctggcacagaaagaaaagaaggtagGCAGGGGAAATGTGAGGGGGGTGTGGTGGCCAGAGGCAGAGTGAAGGACAGCCTGAAGCCTGGCCAAAGTGTGGCAGGGCTTCATCAACACTGTCATGTCCCAAACCATTGTAGAGCTCAAACCCATACAGCCTCTCCCTCCAAAACTCTTCCTCATTGCTACGGCAGCTCTAACTTGAGGGAGTTCACAGGCTCCAGAAGTGGGAAGGTCATATCTAGgaccagggtggggtggggtaatCTGAGGCACAGGCCCTAGGGTAGTCCTGAGGGACAGGGAGGTTTTGCCAGATGTGCTCTGGAATGAGGGGTATTGCCAAGTATCTCCCCAGTGGTGGCGCAAGGGGACAGAAGCTGTGGGACTAGCTGGAGAGCAATACTGGAAACACTGACAGGCCAGACAGGCTGCTGCCACCTTGTGCCCCCCTGCAGACTCCCCTGCCAGCACCCAGCCAAGACATGCGTGGTTCCCAGCCCAAAGCAGACCTGACTCAGAGCTACCTGGCCGGAAGGCCATCCTGTGGTGGCAATTCCAAATTCCAAGGAACACTGCCCCCACCACCCTGGAGACCCATTCCCTTGAGCCCTAGCCCaggtcccctcccctgcccccagtaCCTACCTGTCTTGAGGCTGGTGACTGGTGGTGGTCATGGTGCTGTTGTTCTCAGTTGCGCCTGGCTGACGGCTCCCTCCCTCTGCCGCTTGCTGGGGGCAGAAGCAATGGGAGGCCCTGCTTCCACCAAGCCCTCCTCAGAGTCTTGTGGGGAGGAGGGGACGAGGCAGACAGAGCAGGCAAGTAGAGAGTCCCACAGGAtcccctctgggtcctgcccCTCAGGACCACTCGGATAGACCCTCTGGCCCAGCAGGCCAGTCTGATGGGGCCCCTATGGCTGCTCAGCCTCCACCTGGCTCCCGGCCTGGCCGCTGCCACCGCTATTTTTATCCAGCAGCCGAAGCAGTTTATAAGCTGGGAAACAGGAGGGTGGAGagcaggaaagaaggaggaggaagcatgattgagagagagggaaagacagtCAAAGACAGAGAAGAGATGAGAAGGGTCAGAGGCCGCGCTGACAATGGAAGGTGAGCTGGAGGACAGAAACAAAGTGGAGGGGACAGCCAGAGGCAGGGGGAGcaaggcacagaaaaaaaaaacaaacaaatctgcAGAGGCCCCAGGCCCCCTCCGCAAGTCTGATCTGTCAATTTACCCAGGAGCCCCTGGATTCAAGGACAGAATAGGCTTTGTGGAGCCTGTCCCCTACTGAAAGCACCCCAGGCTGGCCTCTCTCCTAGGGGCATCTTAAACCTTTCTTTTCAACCACTGCCCAGAGGCTTCCTAATTCCCAGCCAGATTTCCAGGGAAATATTTCACAAAGGGTGTGGGGATGTGACCCTTCTCACAACCCAGACCAGCCACTCTGACCCCCAGTACTGGCCCAAAGGTCATCCCATCCCCCTGTGAGTTCCACTCTAGGCCgctgttttcttctcctttctgagATTGGCCTTAAAGGGAAGATTGGAGGGGTAGGGGCTCAGACACAGACCCAAACTGCTGAGTCCCAAAGCTCCCGGCCAccggcctctctgtgcctcacttgTGTAGGGGGAGGCTCCCTGGCACCAGAAGGTTAAACAGCTTTCCATTAGATGGCCTGGGAGGCCACGCTAGCATGCACTGGCCCACCTTCCAGGTGAGCCTAGCTCTGGAACCAGGTCTGCTGCTGTCTGGAGGCCGGCCTTCTGCTCCCTGTCCAGGCACTTGCCTAGACTCACTAACAGAAGGGGGAGAACAGAAGGGGCCTGGGCAGCCCCTAGGAGGGGGTCCTAAAGCAGGCTGGGCAGCACACCTTGTCCACATGG
Above is a genomic segment from Urocitellus parryii isolate mUroPar1 chromosome 8, mUroPar1.hap1, whole genome shotgun sequence containing:
- the Slc29a1 gene encoding equilibrative nucleoside transporter 1 isoform X2 gives rise to the protein MPPPKSQQQAAEGGSRQPGATENNSTMTTTSHQPQDRYKAVWLIFFMLGLGTLLPWNFFMTATKYFTNRLDMSQNVSLNAAVLSKEIQDPAVPTAPLPEQRSLSAIFNNVMTLCAMLPLLLFSCLNSFLHQRIPQSVRIPGSLVAILLVFLVTAILVKVQLDALPFFVFTMIKIILINSFGAILQGSLFGLAGLLPASYTAPIMSGQGLAGLFASVAMICAIASGSELSESAFGYFITACVVVILAIICYLGLPRLEFYRYYQQLKLEGPGEQETKLDLISKDSSTTCHLPGEEPRASKEESGISTPNSQATSRNPSIRAILKNISVLALSVCFNFTVTIGLFPAVTAEVKSSIAGTSAWGDYFIPVSCFLTFNIFDWLGRSLTAVFMWESQAG